One window of Lytechinus variegatus isolate NC3 chromosome 2, Lvar_3.0, whole genome shotgun sequence genomic DNA carries:
- the LOC121407402 gene encoding tartrate-resistant acid phosphatase type 5-like, translating into MDSHTVRASLYTSCILFVLVSLQGSYSAYLGQKNSLNFMVLADWGGQPNYPFYTTCEEYVAKQMGDLASNYATQFVLALGDNFYYDGVQSVTDPRFNETFENVFTADSLQVPWYVVAGNHDWHGNVTAQILYSNVSKRWNFPSLYYLVRYQIPSTQEMVSFIMIDTVSLSGTTDDSNVLQQPTKPKDLFLVEKQFSWIEDQLKATMNDTYVIVAGHYPVWSIAEHGPTELLVDRLRPLLIKYNVNAYFSGHDHNLQHIREDNSSVEYFVIGSAHEVDPSVAHKKDVPENWVKFHYADESSLGGFAYMEATTSGMDFTFADGRAGKSLYHATIKPRKM; encoded by the coding sequence ATGGATTCTCACACAGTGAGAGCATCATTATATACATCatgcattttgtttgttttagtaTCTCTACAAGGTTCTTACTCAGCATACCTGGGTCAaaagaattcattaaatttcatGGTACTCGCTGACTGGGGCGGGCAGCCAAATTATCCATTCTATACGACCTGCGAGGAGTATGTTGCCAAACAGATGGGAGACCTCGCATCGAATTATGCAACCCAGTTTGTCCTTGCTCTTGGAGACAACTTCTACTATGATGGAGTTCAGAGCGTTACCGATCCTCGATTCAatgaaacatttgaaaatgtctTCACAGCAGATTCCCTTCAGGTTCCATGGTACGTGGTGGCGGGGAACCATGACTGGCATGGCAATGTTACGGCTCAGATACTTTACTCCAATGTGTCCAAGAGATGGAACTTTCCGTCCTTATATTACCTGGTGCGCTATCAGATCCCTTCGACACAAGAAATggtttctttcatcatgattgACACTGTCTCGCTGTCTGGCACCACGGATGACTCCAATGTCCTGCAGCAACCAACAAAGCCCAAAGACCTCTTCCTTGTTGAAAAGCAGTTTTCCTGGATTGAGGATCAGTTGAAGGCTACTATGAACGACACCTATGTCATTGTTGCAGGGCATTACCCTGTGTGGTCAATTGCAGAGCATGGACCAACAGAGTTGCTTGTCGACCGTCTTCGCCCGCTGCTGATCAAGTACAACGTGAATGCTTACTTCAGCGGTCATGATCACAACCTGCAACATATCAGGGAAGACAACTCGTCTGTAGAATACTTTGTGATTGGATCAGCACACGAGGTTGATCCTTCAGTGGCTCACAAGAAGGATGTGCCAGAAAACTGGGTGAAGTTCCATTATGCTGATGAGTCTAGCCTTGGAGGGTTTGCGTACATGGAAGCAACAACTTCTGGAATGGACTTCACATTTGCTGACGGAAGAGCTGGTAAAAGCCTTTACCATGCAACCATCAAACCTcgaaagatgtaa
- the LOC121407403 gene encoding dihydroorotate dehydrogenase (quinone), mitochondrial-like: MSLKHKLKGAAIILGGGAVCFTGINIANGNEKFYHDFVMPAFRWVDPERAHVLAVKAAAWGLVPRSKYKDSSILHCKAMGLEFTNPIGMAAGFDKHAEAMNGLLKMGFGFVEVGSVTPEPQEGNPKPRVFRLTEDKAIINRYGFNSVGHDVAQQRLKERQEQAAHLPQNQRGIIGVNLGKNKTSASAVQDYVNGVKKLGCLGDYLVINVSSPNTPGLRAMQGRQQLAELVDQVVATRDLLPCTPKPPVLVKIAPDLTQADKEDIAAVVMAKKGAVEGIIVTNTTITRPDSLVGKHKGETGGLSGAPLKNMSTATVRDMYRLTNGKVTIVGVGGVSSGRDAYEKIRAGASLVQLYTAFAYEGPPLPSKINRELEELLRKDGFQSVSDAVGADNR, from the exons ATGTCTCTAAAG CATAAGCTCAAGGGTGCTGCTATTATCCTTGGAGGGGGTGCTGTTTGTTTCACCGGGATCAACATTGCTAATGGCAATGAGAAGTTCTACCATGACTTTGTGATGCCAGCGTTCCGATGGGTAGACCCAGAAAGAGCCCACGTCTTGGCAGTGAAAGCCGCAGCCTGGGGATTGGTGCCAAGGAGCAAGTACAAGGATTCTTCAATTCTG CACTGCAAAGCCATGGGTTTAGAATTCACCAATCCCATTGGCATGGCCGCTGGATTTGACAAGCATGCGGAGGCCATGAATGGTCTACTCAAGATGGGTTTTGGGTTCGTAGAGGTTGGCAGTGTCACCCCTGAACCCCAAGAGGGAAACCCCAAACCCAGAGTGTTCAGATTGACCGAAGACAAGGCAATTATCAATAG GTATGGCTTTAATAGTGTTGGACATGATGTAGCTCAACAGAGACTGAAGGAAAGGCAAGAGCAAGCAGCACATCTACCTCAAA ATCAAAGGGGCATTATTGGTGTCAACCTTGGTAAGAACAAGACCTCTGCGAGTGCGGTCCAGGACTATGTCAACGGTGTGAAGAAACTAGGCTGCTTAGGGGACTACCTAGTCATCAACGTCTCTAGTCCCAACACACCTGGGCTAAGGGCTATGCAGGGAAGACAGCAGTTAGCAGAGCTTGTTGACCAG GTAGTTGCCACGAGAGATCTCTTGCCCTGTACACCTAAGCCTCCAGTTCTAGTCAAAATAGCTCCTGATTTAACTCAAGCAGATAAGGAGGATATAGCTGCTGTAGTGATGGCCAAAAAg GGTGCTGTGGAGGGTATCATCGTAACCAACACAACGATAACTCGTCCTGATAGCCTAGTGGGCAAGCATAAAGGAGAGACTGGCGGTTTGAGTGGTGCTCCTTTAAAAAACATGTCAACAGCGACAGTTCGGGATATGTACAGATTAACAAATG gtaaaGTGACCATCGTTGGAGTGGGTGGGGTCAGCTCAGGTCGAGATGCCTATGAGAAGATAAGAGCTGGAGCCTCATTGGTTCAACTCTACACTGCATTTGCATACGAAGGACCGCCTCTACCATCTAAAATTAATAGGGAATTAGAAGAATTGCTGAG AAAAGATGGATTTCAGTCTGTATCAGATGCAGTCGGAGCAGACAACAGATAG